The sequence GAGCGTCCAGGAGTTGGGCAGGCAGGCATGCTGGGTGAGCTGCTGGCCCACACCTGGCTCCAGGAGGGGatgctgggaggtgggggctggcCCAGACACACCAAGGGAAGTACCAGAAAGGTGGCCTAGGCAGGCAGAACCCCCAGGAGATCTGTCGGCCAGCCCTTGAGAAGGTATCTAAGCCAGGTGGTGAGTGTTCAGGCCAGAGCCTGGACCAGCAAGGCAGGGTTGGGGCCTGGCTGGGGCCCCCAGAGCCTAGGTGTTGGCATCACTAGGGGTCTCCCCAAGCTGCTGCTGGAACTCAAGGCGAGTCTGCCGGTTGGATTCAAGCAGttcctggaggcgggcatggagGTGGTCATTCTTCTCCTCCAGGTGGTCCAGACAGGAGTTGATCTGGTCCAACATGGAGTTGATGGCAGCGTATTct is a genomic window of Muntiacus reevesi chromosome 3, mMunRee1.1, whole genome shotgun sequence containing:
- the BBLN gene encoding bublin coiled-coil protein codes for the protein MSGPNGDLGTPVEAGAEGEEEGFGEAEYAAINSMLDQINSCLDHLEEKNDHLHARLQELLESNRQTRLEFQQQLGETPSDANT